Genomic DNA from Equus asinus isolate D_3611 breed Donkey chromosome 10, EquAss-T2T_v2, whole genome shotgun sequence:
ctgagctaataactgttgccaatcttctttttttctttctttctgctttttctccccaaatccccccagaacatagttgtatattttagttgtgggcccttctagttgtggtatgtgggacgccgcctcagcatggcctgatgagtggtgccgtgtctgcgcccaggatccgaaccagtgaaaccctgggctgccacagcagagcatgcaaacttaaccactcagctggcccaaaatttaattttttaaagggtaATTGTTCTTCACTATACcattgaaattgaaaacagagaagGTTAAGTTTATTTACtagaggtttttgtttgtttgcttgttgttttaggacgattggccctgagctaacatctgttgccaatcttactcttttttttagcttgaggaagattagctctgagctaacatctgttgccagtcttcctctattttatatgtgggttgctgccacagcatggctgacaagtggtgtaggtccgagcccaggatccgaacttgtgaacccaggctgccgaagtggagtgtgccaaacttaatcactatgccatagggctggcccatttacttttttttttggtgagaaagattggccctgagctaacgtctgtgccagtcttcgtctGTGTTGTATGTGGGTGGCCCCCACAGTGTGatttgataagtggtgtgtaggtttgtgcccaggatgtgaacccgcaatccccaggccactgaagcagagaacgcaaacttaaccacaccaCTGGCCTGATCCCCCCCACTGCccatttgctatttttataattaactttTAATAACTTTTCACTCAaaccacatttctttattttaatgtttcacaTCCTCATTCATTCGGAATGCAGAAATCTTgtagaattttctttctgttttcataagGTTGCTTGCGTAGCCTGCACAGAGAAATTATATTTGTGTGAAAGCATGGCTATGAATAGAGCAGAAGTATCTAATTTTAGACTTATCAAGCTTCATCATTCTCTTTTTATATTAACCtaatgttcaatttttttttttaattatttcatttgtgTTGTCGAAATTCTTTTGGAAAGGAAACAAGTCAACACATGGATCCTGGGGACAGTGTTAGttaagtgaataaaaataaatgtagttatGCATATATGCAGTGGGCATTTTTGAAGTCTAATTTTCCCAGTTTGTATACGGTCTTTCTGTGAGGTCTGGATGAATGGAAACTTACTTTCAAGACAATATTTATCGATCAGTTCAACAATTTATTTGACCAGTTTATAGACATCTTTCCCTGAAGCCAGACTTCGAATGGGTTACTAACTAGTCTGCAGCTGTTACGTCAGTTGGCTGGAGTGTATTGCAAATAGGCATTTAAACTCCTCTGTGAACCAGTTAGCTTGGTTTCCTTGTGCAGCTTCAGACCCCTTTAACCTTGGTAGGAGGTCTTGGGTTATTGGGGAGAGTGGATTTAGAGTCCATCACTAAAGAACATTCTCAGTTGATGAAAGATCATTTAATCTCTCCCCTATAACCAAAAACAATGGTTTTAGGTTTAGTGGTGATATTTTTGTTTAAGGTTTGGCCCTATTGGTTGGATCTCCTGACGATCACAGTAAGATagtgagaagaaaattttaattatagtcTATAACTTAAATTCATaacttttgttttcaaagataATACTGGTGAAATTAGTATAGAATCTTTATGTGTAGTGTGCAGCAGTGACTATAGAAACCACGTTCTGACATAATTCTTTGTGAAGTATCcatattgaaaatttttaattgattgaCTCTTAAGTTGCTAATGATTCTTTAATGCAATTGGTATTTCCTATTACAGATTGTATGCAGGCCCAGAGGTAGACATATGGAGCAGCGGGGTTATTCTCTATGCTTTATTATGTGGAACCCTTCCATTTGATGATGATCATGTGCCAACTCTTTTTAAGAAGATATGTGATGGGATCTTTTATACCCCTCAGTATTTAAATCCATCCGTGATTAGCCTTTTGAAACATATGCTGCAGGTGGATCCCATGAAGCGGGCCACAATCAAAGATATCAGGTAATAAAGCAACTTGGAGATCAGCAGCTCTAACAGTATCAATGAGATAAGTTAAGTGAAAGAACAAGTTGCAGGACAGTATGTACAAGGTAATCctgtttttatgttaaaaaatacagtatatggacacatttatttttttatttcggtatttaaaaatataccctAAACCTGCCCCCTCAGGGAAGTGAGactggtgggagggagggctctCACCTTTTATTTAcgcatctttctttgttttgaaattgTAACAATGAAcattatattgctttttaaattaaaaaaaaaagctaatgaaaaataaaaaggatcctgGTGGGATGTTAGATTTTGTAGTgggtctttaaaattttttgtagtATGCTTCATCTGACTTTTATGTGTTCTCATCAGGGTTAATACTTTATAGTTGTAAATTTGTGTGTTGCTATTTGAGTTCTGATCTCATGAATTattgtctttttcccttttgttcatCTCAAGGAATGAGAAAATTTTAATCAATGACATGTTTTTTTGTTGTAGTATACATTGACTCGCATATGAAATTGCTGTTTTGTAGGTAAAAAGTCCCTCAATATTGccagtttcatatggttcaacctaagaGTTTAAGTAAGGCAGAAGTGATGATGACAAACATACTTCTCACATTTAGGCGAGTCGTTTCTGATGGAgactttaaaaaatcacttcaaaCTTTGTTTCTTCTGCCATCATTGTTTCCTTCCTGTTTTTCCCCCTGTGGAAATTTCTCTTTTGGTCTTCTAATGGTTAGATAGCGCACTTCTCTGAGTTGGAGggacaaggaagaaagaaatcagatGTCGATCTAGGAATAGTAAATAAGAAAGCATTAGGGTTATGAAGAAGGAAAGAGTATATGTAGAACTTAAAGCTTGTTTCCTTTCCATTTACCCCATATGCTGTAGACCACCTGAACAAGAGGCCATGGATGGCAGGGCAGGACTTTACCAGCAGAGGAAAAGGACAAATCATTCTCTAAAATTCTAATAATTCTCTAAaaacagtcatgcgtcacttaataacagatatgttctgagaaatgcatcgttaggtagtttcgtcgttgtgtgaatatcatagagtgtacttacacacaaacctagatggtgtagcctgctgcacacctaggctgtatggtactaatatTATGGGACCACCAATgtgtatgtggtctgtcattgactgaaacatcgttatgtagCGTGTGACTGTATTTTAAAGTATCTGAGTGAGAGAGGCTTTTTCCTGGGTTTTACTTAGTTTTCCAATTTAAATGTAATATGTGACAATTGGAACAGATTtagaaaacaccaaaaagaaaatagagaagaggactaaaatgatctttaatttcttcaccCAGAAGATAATCATTGTTCTTTTGGGTGTTTCCTCTCTTGATGTTTTTAGTTTCAGCGTAGTTTTTTGACGTAGTTCAGATCAAACATATCCTTTTGTGTGTGAAGTTGGGATATCCTCAGttccttcatttaaaataaaGGGACACTATTATCTTTATAGAGTAGTTTTGAAAATGAGGCGAGATAATGGATATGAAGTGTTTAGCTTAAAACCTACCACACAGTAAGCACTCGATCAATGGTAGTTgtctatttttgttgttatattttttcacttaacattgtaTCAAAAGAGTGTTATAATGAAGCTCACAGAATATGTTCTCTTTCTGAGCTGGAAATAAGCTGGTCTTTGTCATTTGTCATTGTCCTTCGTtccaaaactttaaataaaagtgtAGACATTTCTCTTACTGTTGCTATGGCAATGCTTTCTGCCTCTTAAAATCAGAGGGAGGCTGGAGCAATTCCcccaatattttttgtttgtttgtttgtttttttgaggaagattagccctgagctaactgctgccaatcctcctctttttgttgaggaaggctggccttgagctaacatccatgcccatcttcctctactttatatgtgggatgcccaccacagcatggcttgccattcGGTGCCACGTCTgtaccagggatccgaactggcgaaccccaagcTACCatagtggaatgtgcacacttaactgttgcgccactgggccggcccctcccccatAATTTAAACTGAAATGTGACCGAGAAGAGGAAAATCTcagtttaaaaaatgatgataCCCTAAGagtataaatacaaagaaattccTATCCTAAATTTCCCAAACCATTACTTTCAGTTTCATCTCTACTGGAAATCCTTCTCCTGATCTTGCCATTTTCTCTTAGGGAACATGAATGGTTTAAACAAGACCTTCCAAAATATCTCTTTCCTGAGGACCCATCGTATAGTTCAACTATGATTGATGATGAAGCCTTAAAAGAAGTATGTGAAAAATTTGAATGCTCAGAAGAGGAGGTTCTCAGCTGCCTTTATAACAGAAATCACCAGGACCCTTTGGCAGTGGCCTACCACCTCATCATAGATAACAGGAGAATAATGAATGAAGCCAAAGATTTTTACTTGGCGACAAGCCCACCTGATTCTTTTCTTGATGATCACCATTTGACTCGGCCCCATCCTGAAAGAGTACCATTCTTGGTTGCTGAAACACCCAGGGCACGCCATACTCTCGATGAATTAAATCCACAGAAATCCAAACACCAAGGTGTAAGAAAAGCCAAATGGCATTTGGGAATTAGAAGTCAAAGTCGACCAAATGATATCATGGCAGAAGTTTGTAGAGCAATTAAACAACTGGATTATGAATGGAAGGTAAGAAAGAAAGAGCATTCTGATTGTTGGCACATTTGGCAAACCTgtagtctgaaaatattttatagaagaatTGCTTTTGACTTTGTCTTTGTCCATACCATATGCTAGGTTGTAAACCCATATTACTTGCGTGTTCGAAGGAAGAATCCTGTGACAAGTACCTACTCCAAAATGAGTCTACAGTTATACCAAGTGGACAGTAGAACATACTTACTGGATTTCCGTAGTATTGATGGTATGTATGTCACACAAAACAACACTGTTAACATAGTTAGACCTTATTACCTACCTTGGCATTTTAGTCTTTGGCTCTTTTGAAGCTTCTTGAATTGTTCCTAGTAATTCAATagcaaaagaatattaaaatgtgaGATTTTATGCCTTTGGGATGTCAGCATTTGTGAATATGGTTCTTGGAATCTTAGAGTGTATTGTCCTTTTAAGGTTCTCTCCTTGTAAGATCCTAAAGCCAGATGCAGTCTGATCCTAAAGGGGTAGTTTCTGCCACATTTCTGGTTTTTGGTGTGGTTCATTTGGTAAGATAAAACGTTTTATTTAGAAACAAatgttgactttttattttaaatatgttttatatctgacatttaataacatttttactttttatttaagaattagAGTACAGTTATTAGCTTTTAGAGTCGAGTGACAAGGCGCTGTCAATAGATTCAATTCCTAGCTCACAGGACAAGCAATTATTTGCCGAGTTAGGTTTCTTTCAGGGGGCAGAGGGAAATATTTGGTACACTTTAGGGActtctggttatttttttcttctgaactaGCCTTTTCCTCCCAGCCTGACCCTAGAGACATAATCAGAGATATGTGTCCTCTGTTCGTTTTGTGAGTGCTTTATGATTCCAGTAttaattacatttcaataaaacgTTCTTAAATAATAGATCAGTTTTCTGTGGAATGCACTATGTAAGGATTCCTGGGACTAAAGCATTTTAAGTCCAAGATAATTATCATAATTAGTTAAAGGTGACATTGTTAACCTTATACCAGGTCTCCTGTACATTTGTATTTACCTAGAatcataaataataatgtaccacCTAATGATCAAATgactgaaacatttaaaattttaagttaagtATTTTAATTGGTCCTCAAAATAATGACCCTCCTGTACTATAAGATCTTCAGGTACCTCGAGTTTTATTAAAGAAACTTTATGTTGAATATGTTTTActgtttgaaaatgaaaatctatacTCAGAAAATATATCTCTGATTACCATTATGTATAGTTTGCCAGAATATCCCCTCAACTATTTAGATTGGTTAAGTTGAGGTAAATTATTAATGCAGAAAgcagacatttttgtttttgttgttgtttttatttttaaatgggaaaaatatattccaaggTATGTATGAATAAACTATAACAGAATTCTAGTAAATGGTACAATATCATAACGTGGTTTGAAATTTACATTAATTCAGATTTCCCATGAGTATGCACTCAAACCTAATTTACCTTATCTATTAAAAAGCCTGACGGAACACACTTGACTCATAATTCaagtaaaaatattctctttctttaccccaagagaatatttacaaaagGGTATAGGTGTATATATAAATGTTCTGTCACAGAGCCTTTAATTAAGTACAAGTTCATGGCAATTCTTCACTAGCCAATCAATTGAGTTAAGATGTGTTGCCACTCTTGTTCATCTGAGATTGAATGGAATTATTAGATGAGATTCACCTATGAATTTTTTGCCTTCTTTATAAACTCCAAGATAGTAGCTACGTAGTATCAGAAAGACACAGGTTTGAGCTGTGATAAGCTAGCCAAACCTGTTTGTCTGCATATCTGTATGTCCAGATGGTGTGTACCTGCTAATACCTACGAGTGCAGTCTGAGATATGAGTGTTATTTTTCTCACTGTATTTGGATCAATTTCCCACCTTAGGCTTATGAGCACCTGGACTTACCATTTGAATGACCATTTATTGTTTTCGTATGTCTTCCCAACTGTAGATTTTCCTTGATTTTTGTTCATTGGAAGTGTTGCTCTTTAATAAGATCTTAAATCGAAtatgaagagaaagagggagagtgaAAAGCACTGAGATGAGAGTGAGGAGAGTTGGATTCCAATTTCCCTCTCTGTTCATTTGTTACCTATGGCAAGGCACTTAACTTTTGGGGGTTTATGTTTTCTTATCAATAAAATGAGGAGTCAGATGAGATGATTTCCAAGATTCCTTCCAAATTTTAAGTGTGTTTATTGTATGATTTTAACATAGAGGGATTAATTTTTATTGCTAGGGAATGATGTTTATTAAGCCCCAAGTTATTAGTTTATTGGGCTCTCAATGTTGGATTGCAAGACTGATGAGTAGCTCCGTGCTGTACCCAGTCTGGATTAGTCATCAGAATACATGTTGTGCGTAAACGTCGAGTGGTTTAACACAGGTTCATTGCCTCTATTTTAGAAGATGTTCAAAATAAACATGCTCTTGATAGCTGGTCAGTGGTCTTActcaaaaaagcaaattaaataccATTAAAAAATTGGAAGGGAGTATTTCTAGATCATAATaaatagaagtttttttttcacCCAGATGAAATTACTGAAGCCAAATCCGGGACTGCTACTCCACAAAGATCGGGATCCGTTAGCAACTATCGATCTTGTCAAAGGAGTGATTCGGATGCTGAGGCTCAAGGAAAATCCTCAGAAGCTTCTCTTACCTCATCGGTGACCTCACTTGACTCTTCTCCTGTTGACTTAACTCCAAGACCTGGAAGTCACACAATAGAGTTTTTTGAGATGTGTGCGAATCTAATTAAAATTCTTGCACAGTAAACTTAAAACTTTGCTTATTTCTTTGAGAGCAATAAGCATGTATAATAAATCATAGCCAAATGCTTCCATTTATAATCAAGTTATGTATAACTATAACTGAAGATTGGCCTTTTGGAATGCAGTTTGCACAGGGATTGGAACATGATTAATAGTTAAAAGCCTAATGTGCAAAAATGAATTTAGATAATTTTATTGTTCGTCGTTCAGTAGGAATATAGCGTAATATAATATACACAATGAATTATAGGTCTCTCAGGCTCACTTGATTTTTGGCTATTTTATATTTAGTGTACACAGGGCTTTGTAGAATATTAATTTACCATGAAGGCCTTCGTATATTATTCCATGTTGGTGTGTTATATATTTGCTTcataaatttattcaataaatatttgcctagAATCCCCAGAGACCTTTATAGATGAATTTCTTTTCTGAACTCCTTAACTTCTTAAATAGCAACTATCTTCCAACAGTAGGAACAGTCTGGATGACTCTTCCATATCCCCCCTTAATATTCTGTAGTCTATGGTAAGTCATATCAAAGATTTTagacacaattaaaaatttttctttagcttGGTAAGCCCCAAAACACACAGAACTTACATATTCAGATACTCTAGGCACTAAgtttaatcttaaaatttgtcTCATTCTATTCTGTACATAAATTGCTCTTTTTGTCACAAGAGCTGAGTTGCATATACTGTAAATAAATCATGTTATTTTGCCAATCTCACAAATTCTGCTGCTCATCATGTCGGGGTATTGAAGGTATGCAAAAATTTCTAGCCATTCGATTATCTATCTTTTAAATCGATTCAGTGTGCAGAAAGCACCTTTCTTACAAACTGTTCAAATGCTCAGATAAGACTATTTCTCCCAAattttattatgaacatttttaaaaatagaaaaattgaaaagctGGAGGGTGATCCCACGTGTATGTACCACTTAGATTCAGtacttgttaacattttgccatatttgctttatctgtatctatctatgtgtatatagatatagttagacatatatatgcatgtgtatatatgccttttctcccccaaaccatTTGGATGTCGCAGACATACTCATCACCCCTCAACATTTCAAGCATCTCctaaaaataatgacattttcctAAAAAACCATAACAGCATTATAAAACTAGTAATTCCATAATGTCATCTAATCATGCGTATTTAGACTTCCCCAGTTGTCCTCCAAATTTCTTTTATAGCTAGCTATTTCAAACTAGGATTCAACTAAAGTTTACACGTTACGTTTGGTTATGTCTCCCTAGTCAGGtatgacattattattattctgataGAATATGGAATAAATCAGTTCTTCTAGATGGTTACATTTGTTTTGggttttaattacttttaaaaaagtagCATTATGGGAACTGCCTGAAGATGCTTAATCTTCCTAAGATCtctgatttatgttttttcttgCTCTCAGTAATAGCATTACATAATAGGTGTAAAGAAGATTTAAAGTCACCTCAGATAAAATTGGTATCATGTGTATTctaataagtaaaaaaataactATCACCCATAATTGCCTTAGACTATTTTAACTTCAAGAAATTGATTTTGGTGGGGGGGTATTAGTCATTCTTCCATTGCAACAgagctgttctttttttctcttttaagactCTGTATTATAGGATTGGTTTGTGAAGTAACAGCGAACACCTATGTAACCAGACAATAATGTCCTCAAATGTTCTGACAGCTTGCATAAATTATTACTGTGGTTGTAGATTTGGCTTCAGCACCCCTGGAAATGTGCActgaattcaaaagaaaaatcttgctTCTTTTTTTGTCCAGGGCTTGTTCTATTCAACTTCGAATCGGAAAGCTATATAAAATAATAGAGGAGTTCCATTTAAATATAAGTTCAACCTGTATTTATAATTTGTATGTGGCCTCTGTTTGGGGGATATTGATTTCACAGATGCTGTCAATGCAGCATTATGTTCCTGATGTTAAGAACAGAAGAGTGTATTTTTAAAGTCACAGATTTGTATATAGAACTAACATCGCGGTGAAGTCTCTGAGCTGTTGTGGGGAGGGGGGAACAAAAGGAGGAACCCATTGAATAGGACCTTctaaaaattgttaattttgtAAACTTTGCTTCTTTTTAAGTTATTGTGATTCCTTTTAGTTACTGAGttttattttgaagatatttaaatattGCACTTGTACAATAGTATGATAAATGCACAGAATATTGCAGTGAATTCTTTTTTAAGCTGAGATATTTGAAATGATAACTTTTGGTTGAGTATGTCAAGGTTGCATCAgaattttcacaaatttattgtggTTTGCAAATTCTTATTAAATGAAGCTATAAGGGAGTcaatgcaaatgatttttaatctttttttatcttttcagcaatttatattttttgtgattttatgcAACCATATTTTTACTTTGTCTTGACAACTGAAAGATGTATAAGGTTTTTGCCAGAAATGTACTGTATACATAGTTTTAAATATAACAGATTTTACTGATATGTAAAAATTTTGccattaaaataaatgatttctcACTGAGAGGAACTTTTCTACCAGGTTGGGGGATGTGGGAGCTTAATATATCATatctaatttaaataatttcactGAAATAAACTCCATTGCTTTTACTTTGGTTATATTTTCTCTTGAGATGCTTTTTGTAGTTTTTCAgagttttaaatgattttatacaaaaaaatcctgccctctgcccctccaccccccgccccgCTCCCTTTTGACCTGGTAGTAATACCATTCACATTGAATTCATGCTTGGTGGACTGTTGCTGGCTGTAGAATTTCATGTGTCTATGCTCTGGCACTTttggaatgagagaaaaatgtgtgttGTTTCAATCTTTTCCCCTTAATTCCCTCCATCTCCCCTATCCACAATAGAAATCTCATTGTCATCGTGAGTTCTGACGAGATGGATAAAATTCCACATACAACGTAACTTAAGTGGGTGGTAGGGTAGAAATCAGTCTTTGTGGTACAGCATTTCTGAGATGTGTTCATGTATGTTTTAACTGGAGTATAAGTAGATAACTTCAAATACTTTGATTTGGAAGATGGGTAATAAAGGAAAACATCATTTTTCATCTGTTACGATGTGCTTAACTTCTTTAATGTCtggaaaaactaaatgaaaaaaaaaaagctctggtTCATGGCTGACCATCTGTGTACCTTTTTAACAATGTgcctaaatataaaatatagtgcTTCAACAAATTTTAGCACTCAAACATTGTGATTTTTGTCTCAACTAAATTAGTTTTGATTTCATCTAGGAGTTAGCCACCGGAATGAAATATTAAGATACATAGAAGAAAAGTCAAAGTGGGTCCCATATCTGTGGCTGCTAATAACATTGGATTTGGTTAGAATTCTGTTACTTTAGAATTCAGTTAGTCTGAAATCTTCTATCCCATATGGCACTGTTAGCCAGGCTTGTGTTCGATTGTTGGCATTATAAATCCTTAAAATAGCTTGATAAttgtaacaaaacaaaacactactAAAGAGTATAATGAACAGTATGTAAGGTGGTTCTTTAGGGAACTTAGAAATTGCTCTAGGTATTTACCCTGACTGTACAAAATTGTAcgagaaattcttttctttgaaaaatcactATTTATTCAACTGTCCTATTTATTGTAAACAAATACTGTTCTATTGTGAATGTCAATAGATGTTAACTATGATAAATTTAGAAGATTTCTAGCAGGTTGGAAGATGATCATGTCTATAAACAGACAGCATGTGA
This window encodes:
- the PRKAA1 gene encoding 5'-AMP-activated protein kinase catalytic subunit alpha-1 isoform X1, with the translated sequence MQGEEEGTGAPPSDPAPPRQGERLRPTASGGDRAGGAGWRLGGAAPLPRPHPLPRRPPAPGAALPAPSAPSRGAMRRLSSWRKMATAEKQKHDGRVKIGHYILGDTLGVGTFGKVKVGKHELTGHKVAVKILNRQKIRSLDVVGKIRREIQNLKLFRHPHIIKLYQVISTPSDIFMVMEYVSGGELFDYICKNGRLDEKESRRLFQQILSGVDYCHRHMVVHRDLKPENVLLDAHMNAKIADFGLSNMMSDGEFLRTSCGSPNYAAPEVISGRLYAGPEVDIWSSGVILYALLCGTLPFDDDHVPTLFKKICDGIFYTPQYLNPSVISLLKHMLQVDPMKRATIKDIREHEWFKQDLPKYLFPEDPSYSSTMIDDEALKEVCEKFECSEEEVLSCLYNRNHQDPLAVAYHLIIDNRRIMNEAKDFYLATSPPDSFLDDHHLTRPHPERVPFLVAETPRARHTLDELNPQKSKHQGVRKAKWHLGIRSQSRPNDIMAEVCRAIKQLDYEWKVVNPYYLRVRRKNPVTSTYSKMSLQLYQVDSRTYLLDFRSIDDEITEAKSGTATPQRSGSVSNYRSCQRSDSDAEAQGKSSEASLTSSVTSLDSSPVDLTPRPGSHTIEFFEMCANLIKILAQ
- the PRKAA1 gene encoding 5'-AMP-activated protein kinase catalytic subunit alpha-1 isoform X2, which gives rise to MVMEYVSGGELFDYICKNGRLDEKESRRLFQQILSGVDYCHRHMVVHRDLKPENVLLDAHMNAKIADFGLSNMMSDGEFLRTSCGSPNYAAPEVISGRLYAGPEVDIWSSGVILYALLCGTLPFDDDHVPTLFKKICDGIFYTPQYLNPSVISLLKHMLQVDPMKRATIKDIREHEWFKQDLPKYLFPEDPSYSSTMIDDEALKEVCEKFECSEEEVLSCLYNRNHQDPLAVAYHLIIDNRRIMNEAKDFYLATSPPDSFLDDHHLTRPHPERVPFLVAETPRARHTLDELNPQKSKHQGVRKAKWHLGIRSQSRPNDIMAEVCRAIKQLDYEWKVVNPYYLRVRRKNPVTSTYSKMSLQLYQVDSRTYLLDFRSIDDEITEAKSGTATPQRSGSVSNYRSCQRSDSDAEAQGKSSEASLTSSVTSLDSSPVDLTPRPGSHTIEFFEMCANLIKILAQ
- the PRKAA1 gene encoding 5'-AMP-activated protein kinase catalytic subunit alpha-1 isoform X3: MVVHRDLKPENVLLDAHMNAKIADFGLSNMMSDGEFLRTSCGSPNYAAPEVISGRLYAGPEVDIWSSGVILYALLCGTLPFDDDHVPTLFKKICDGIFYTPQYLNPSVISLLKHMLQVDPMKRATIKDIREHEWFKQDLPKYLFPEDPSYSSTMIDDEALKEVCEKFECSEEEVLSCLYNRNHQDPLAVAYHLIIDNRRIMNEAKDFYLATSPPDSFLDDHHLTRPHPERVPFLVAETPRARHTLDELNPQKSKHQGVRKAKWHLGIRSQSRPNDIMAEVCRAIKQLDYEWKVVNPYYLRVRRKNPVTSTYSKMSLQLYQVDSRTYLLDFRSIDDEITEAKSGTATPQRSGSVSNYRSCQRSDSDAEAQGKSSEASLTSSVTSLDSSPVDLTPRPGSHTIEFFEMCANLIKILAQ